Below is a genomic region from Flammeovirgaceae bacterium SG7u.111.
CCTTCACCTGACGGTTCGAAATGATAGGATACTGATATTGGAGCTGTGTAGGAGTTGAGGGCTCTACCAAAACGCTGAGAGAACCATCTATCTCAGTTGGCTCAGTCCCTCCTCTAAATGCCATGTTGAGAAGCAGAATTGCCGCTAACGACATAAGGGCAATCAGTTTTTTGCTATTTTTCATTTTGAATATAGTGTTAGTTGAATCTCTTTCCTTTGTTTGATTTAAAATATACTACTTATCTTAACCTATGCAATTCAGTAAATGACTATTCTTTTGCCAATTTCCCAAACCACAAGGTTCTTATATAATTTATGCTACTTAATTCTTTCTTGCAATCATCAATCCATCCCTCACGGGCAGAATCGTATTGGTTACCCGCTCGTCTTCTTGCACCATTTTATTAAAATCACGGATCGCTCTAGTCGACTTATCTTTCATTTCTTCATCAGCGACCTTTCCCTTCCATAACACATTATCCGCTACAATCAATCCACCTGAGGTGACCTTATCTACTACCAACTGATAATAGTTGCTATAGTTTTGCTTATCGGCATCTATAAAAACCATGTCAAATAAACTTTCAATAGTAGGGATGATTTCCATGGCATTACCAAACATCGGCTTGATCTTTTCAGAAAGCCCAGCTTCAGCTACATGTTTTTCAACAATGGGCTGAAGCTCTTCATTCTTGTCAATAGTATAAAGCAAGCCATCAGGTTGTAGACCACGTGCCATGCAAATAGCCGAATACCCAGTAAATGTCCCTATTTCCAAAATCGTTTTTGGGGATAACATTTGTGTCAGCATAGTAAGAAGAAGGCCCTGAGGGTGACCCGAAATCATATGGGGCATCAAAACGTGCAAATGAGTAGCACGGTCTAGCGCTTTCAATGCGCCATCCTCACTACTCGAATGTTCGGTAATATAGTCTTCTATCTTCTTTTCTATCAGCATGTTGATTAAACAAAGAGTTGTCAGCAAAATCCATTTTGCTGCTTATTTTGTTTGCTTTAATTTACGCTCTAACTCTAAAAAGGTTTTAGTTGCTTGTAAATCAAGTAATAAGCTATCATGATTGAAAGTATTAAATTAACGCAAATTTTATTCAAAAAGCTCAGAAAATCATCAAAAAATAATTTAAAATTTGCACAGCAACAGAAAGAAAAAACATAATCTTCTGAATATCAATGAAGTGCGAACAAATATAACTTAGGTAACATTTTAATAATTATGCTTCGTATAGCACACTCCAAAGAATATTCTCACAACTTACCTGAAGGACATCGGTTTCCTATGATCAAATATGATCTGCTTCCAGAGCAGCTGGTTTACGAAGGAACGGTAAGCACACAAAACTTTTTTGCTCCCGACCCCATTTCGGAAGAACTTATACTCTTGACCCATGATGCAGACTATTGGTACAAACTCAAAAACCTTTTGCTTTCGAAATCAGAAATCAGAAAAACAGGGTTTCCGCTTTCCGAAAAATTAGTTCTCAGAGAGCAAGTTATTTGCCAAGGCACAGTTCAAACCATCGAATACGCTCTTGCCCATGGAGTTTCTCTCAATATAGCAGGGGGCACGCACCATGCCTTCACCGATAGAGGCGAGGGGTTTTGTCTGCTCAACGACATTGCCATAGCAGCAAATTATTTACTTCACAAACAAGGCTTTGAACGCATTTTGATAGTAGACTTGGACGTGCACCAAGGCAATGGCACAGCCCAAATTTTCGAACAGGAAACCCGAGTTTTTACCTTTAGCATGCACGGAGCCAAAAATTACCCTATGCACAAAGAAAAATCTGACTTGGACATCCCCCTACCCGACGGCATAGGTGACAAGCAATACCTAGAGCTACTGAACAGACACCTTTCACAATTGATCGATCAATTCGAACCTCAATTTATCTTTTTCCAATCAGGGGTTGATGTGCTCCATACCGACAAACTTGGTCGCCTTGGCATGACCATAGCAGGGTGCAAAGAAAGAGACAGAACTGTTTTTGAGCTTTGTAAAAGGAATAAAGTACCTGTAGCTGTGAGCATGGGTGGTGGATATTCTGCCCGAATTGCCAACATAGTAGAAGCTCACGCCAATACCTTCCGACTAGCTCAAGAATTGTATTTCTAAAACCTATTATCTCTGTTTGATTTTGTTAAGAAACAACTTTGAAGCTCAAAAAAATTCATTGCCCCCTGATCATCAAAAGATTGAGCCATTTTACAACATATTATTGCCTATTAATTAAATCGTTCCCGTTTTGCGAGTGAAATCCAATTGATTAGATTTGGAGCATTAAAACAATAAAATGAATCTAGTGCACTAAGTGCCCATTATTTAAAAACATACTGTTATGTCGAAAGTACCTAAAGAAGAGAGTTTAGAATTTGATGTATTGATCGAAATCCCAAAGGGAAGTAGGAATAAATATGAATACGATCCAGAAAAGAGGTTGATCCGCTATGACAGAATGATTTTCTCATCTATGCACTACCCAAGTGACTACGGATTTGTACCAGAAACATTGGCTGGCGATGGTGACCCTCTCGATGCACTTGTACTAGTTTCGGAGCCTACATTCCCTGGCTGTATCATCCG
It encodes:
- a CDS encoding O-methyltransferase; the protein is MLIEKKIEDYITEHSSSEDGALKALDRATHLHVLMPHMISGHPQGLLLTMLTQMLSPKTILEIGTFTGYSAICMARGLQPDGLLYTIDKNEELQPIVEKHVAEAGLSEKIKPMFGNAMEIIPTIESLFDMVFIDADKQNYSNYYQLVVDKVTSGGLIVADNVLWKGKVADEEMKDKSTRAIRDFNKMVQEDERVTNTILPVRDGLMIARKN
- a CDS encoding histone deacetylase, with translation MLRIAHSKEYSHNLPEGHRFPMIKYDLLPEQLVYEGTVSTQNFFAPDPISEELILLTHDADYWYKLKNLLLSKSEIRKTGFPLSEKLVLREQVICQGTVQTIEYALAHGVSLNIAGGTHHAFTDRGEGFCLLNDIAIAANYLLHKQGFERILIVDLDVHQGNGTAQIFEQETRVFTFSMHGAKNYPMHKEKSDLDIPLPDGIGDKQYLELLNRHLSQLIDQFEPQFIFFQSGVDVLHTDKLGRLGMTIAGCKERDRTVFELCKRNKVPVAVSMGGGYSARIANIVEAHANTFRLAQELYF